The DNA segment GTGGAATCCTTTATTACGCTTTAAAATATTTCCACTTGAAAGATGATATCGCTACCATTGCCGTGATCTCGTTTATATTTATATTAAGGATAATTGTAGTGCGTTATAAGCTGGCATTGCCTAAATTTGTGTATTAATCTTTAGGTGCTTCTTTAATGATGACAAATACATCCTCATTGTCCTTTTTCATGAAGTATTTTTCACGGGCAAACTTTTCAGCTGTATTTAAATTGGTGCTAAGCTCATTAAGGTCTTTTTTAACCTGGGAAATCTCTTTTACATAGAAATCTTTTTCTTCCTGAAGTTTGTTCACTTCAGCCCTGAACTCATATTGGGAGATCATATCATTCTTATCAAAAAATAGCATCCATACCACAAAAGCAGCTACAGACAGGAAGTATTTGTTACGAACAAGTTCTAATATGCGGTTCATAAAGTAAAGATATAAAAAATAACTATCCGGGATAATTCTAACAATTTTTTTATACCTGGTACAACTGTACGATAAATACGATACTGAATACAATTGCTGCTATTGCACAGACAAGGGATAAGGTGTTTATCCTGTTTCCCTTAAACCATCCAACTACAATAAATAGCAATGCCAGTGGTGGAAATACACTGAGCAGTGAGGGTATAGCTGATATTTCTTCTTTTTTGCTTTTAACCATGATCACAGAATTAGGTAGTAGTACTGCAATATAACAAAAAAGTCCTGCAATTGCTTGCAAGACTTTTTTGTCTGGTCATTTAACCAGGTTTATTTCTTAGCGTATTTGAAATCTTTACCAATAAATTTCGCAGCGGCACCTAATTCTTCTTCAATGCGCAGCAACTGGTTATATTTTGCAATCCTGTCCGAGCGGGAAGCAGAACCGGTTTTAATCTGACCACAGTTTAAAGCTACAGCCAGATCAGCGATGGTCACATCTTCAGTTTCTCCAGAACGGTGAGACATTACCGAAGTATAGCCATTGGTCTGGGCCAAAGTAACTGCATTAATGGTTTCAGTTAATGAGCCGATCTGGTTTACTTTTACCAGAATAGAGTTCGCTGTATGGTTGTCTATCCCGGTTTGTAATCTTTTAACATTGGTTACAAACAAGTCATCACCTACCAGTTGAACACGGTCCCCGATTTTCTCGGTTAACAATTTCCAGCCATCCCAGTCATCTTCTCCCATTCCATCTTCAATAGAGATGATCGGGTACTTTTCTGTTAACGAAGCCAGGTAATCTGCTTGTTCTGCACTGCTGCGAATGGCACCTTTGTTGCCTTCAAATTTAGTATAATCGTATTTGCCATCTTTGTAAAACTCAGAAGCTGCACAATCAAATGCAAGGCAAATTTCTTTACCTGGTTTGTAACCCGCTTTTTCAATCGCTTTAAGAATGGTTTCTACCGCATCTTCAGTCCCGTCAAAAGTTGGTGCAAAACCACCCTCATCACCTACTGCTGTAGAAAGACCTCTGTCGTGTAATATCTTTTTTAAATTATGAAAAACTTCTGTTCCCCATCTTAATGCCTCAGAAAATGAAGAAGCGCCAACCGGCATGATCATGAATTCCTGGAAAGCAATAGGCGCGTCAGAGTGTGAGCCACCATTTACAATGTTCATCATCGGAATAGGTAGTGTATTGGCATTTACGCCGCCAATATAGCGGTATAATGGCTGACGGCTTTCCTGGGCAGCAGCTTTGGCAACAGCTAAGGAAACACCTAAAATTGCATTTGCTCCCAGTTTACCTTTGTTTTCTGTTCCGTCAAGTTTGATCAATAAATTATCGATGGCATTTTGCTCAAATACGTCAACACCCTTTAATTCAGCAGCAATCTTATCGTTTACATTGGCAACAGCTTTTAAAACACCTTTACCCATATATACAGCTTTATCATTGTCGCGAAGCTCTACAGCCTCATGAATGCCGGTAGAAGCACCTGAAGGTACTGCCGCACGACCAAGGATACCATTTTCTGTAATTACGTCTACCTCTATGGTAGGATTGCCGCGGGAGTCAAGTATTTGCCGCGCATGAACATCGATTATTAAACTCATTTTTATTGGTTTTTATTAGTTAATCTGCCTTAGTGTAAAAAGTACAATTACTAAGACAATATCCAAAGTTATAATAAATTTTAAATTATAAGTAAAAAAGGCCGTAATTACTTACGGCCCTTTATTTTAATATGTTTTCTAAGTGTGGTTAAGCAGTTTCCGAACCTGCTGCGAAAAATGCCTTATATACGATTCCAGCTAAAATAGCACCTACAATAGGGGCTACCCAGAACAGCCAGAGCTGACTAAGCGCCTCGCCACCTACAAATATAGCCTGACTGGTACTCCTTGCCGGGTTAACAGAAGTATTGGTTACCGGGATACTGATCAGGTGGATCAGGGTAAGACACAAACCAATGGCCAGACCGGCAAAACCTTTTGGCGCACGGTTATCTGTTGCACCTAATATAACCAGTAAGAAAATAAAGGTCATAACAATTTCACAGACCAGGGCTGCAGTCATGCTGTATTTCCCTGGCGAAAGATCGCCATAACCATTGCTGGCAAAACCACCAATGTTGCTCCCGTTTCCGGTGGCAATTACATACAGAATGCCTGCTGCCGCAATACCTCCTAATACCTGCGATATAATGTATGGAATAAGGTCTTTACCATCAAACCTTCCGCCTATCCACAGCCCCACAGATACTGCCGGATTTAAATGTGCTCCCGAAATGTGTCCCAAAGCATAGGCGATGGTTACGACAGTTAATCCGAAGGCAAGTGCAACACCCAGAAAGCCGATGCCTGCATTAGGATAGTTACAGGCTAAAACGGCACTTCCGCAACCGCCTAAAACCAACCAAAAGGTTCCAATAAATTCTGCTGCTAATTTTTTCATAGTTAGGATTTTTTTAGGTTAGGCATCCATCCACTACAAAAAAAGCTGTTGCATAAGAT comes from the Pedobacter heparinus DSM 2366 genome and includes:
- the aqpZ gene encoding aquaporin Z codes for the protein MKKLAAEFIGTFWLVLGGCGSAVLACNYPNAGIGFLGVALAFGLTVVTIAYALGHISGAHLNPAVSVGLWIGGRFDGKDLIPYIISQVLGGIAAAGILYVIATGNGSNIGGFASNGYGDLSPGKYSMTAALVCEIVMTFIFLLVILGATDNRAPKGFAGLAIGLCLTLIHLISIPVTNTSVNPARSTSQAIFVGGEALSQLWLFWVAPIVGAILAGIVYKAFFAAGSETA
- a CDS encoding FtsB family cell division protein; translation: MNRILELVRNKYFLSVAAFVVWMLFFDKNDMISQYEFRAEVNKLQEEKDFYVKEISQVKKDLNELSTNLNTAEKFAREKYFMKKDNEDVFVIIKEAPKD
- the eno gene encoding phosphopyruvate hydratase, with protein sequence MSLIIDVHARQILDSRGNPTIEVDVITENGILGRAAVPSGASTGIHEAVELRDNDKAVYMGKGVLKAVANVNDKIAAELKGVDVFEQNAIDNLLIKLDGTENKGKLGANAILGVSLAVAKAAAQESRQPLYRYIGGVNANTLPIPMMNIVNGGSHSDAPIAFQEFMIMPVGASSFSEALRWGTEVFHNLKKILHDRGLSTAVGDEGGFAPTFDGTEDAVETILKAIEKAGYKPGKEICLAFDCAASEFYKDGKYDYTKFEGNKGAIRSSAEQADYLASLTEKYPIISIEDGMGEDDWDGWKLLTEKIGDRVQLVGDDLFVTNVKRLQTGIDNHTANSILVKVNQIGSLTETINAVTLAQTNGYTSVMSHRSGETEDVTIADLAVALNCGQIKTGSASRSDRIAKYNQLLRIEEELGAAAKFIGKDFKYAKK